In a single window of the Megalobrama amblycephala isolate DHTTF-2021 linkage group LG3, ASM1881202v1, whole genome shotgun sequence genome:
- the LOC125265631 gene encoding leucine-rich repeat and fibronectin type-III domain-containing protein 4, with amino-acid sequence MQDSPPLQPFRKQHLSHILCHPHKNTHSPSFPSHPPIHLNQNILKPSEAFRQSSPPLWPKFTSRYSPPDTSSLTLPLPLLHWLALFTCACLLPALFGQIPGAVAGETWGVVSACPFHCVCRNLSESLSTLCADKGLLFVPPNIDRRTVELRLADNFIREVGGTDFANMTGLVDLTLSRNTISLIRPLAFADLESLRSLHLDGNRLSELGPRDLVGMLNLQHLILNNNQLINISSEAFDDFLLTLEDLDLSYNNLRKAPWDAIQSMASLHTLNLDHNLIDQIAEGSFSELYKLARLDMTSNRLQTLPPDPLFARSQTGVISPTPYNAVINLNFGGNPLHCNCELLWLRRLIRSDDMETCATPLHLAGRYFWSIPEEEFACEPPLITRHTHKLWVLEGQRATLKCRAIGDPEPVVHWVSPDDRIIGNSSRTTSFRNGTLELLVTVARDDGTYTCIAINAAGEATSLVDLKVIPLPHRGNGTVLLTRDPGSSDITRGKTSSGQSPGQDTNSDPQEGLEEGQAEGEDVASEGAEEQMVRVQGVTSTSAQVRWDKGRLMGANLVWMYQIQYNCTADETLIYRILPPTSDSFLLKNLVSGSDYNLCVLAIFDDTVTSMAATTVIGCTQFSTKDNYPDCRSLQAHFLGGTLTILVGGVVVVTLLVFTVALMVRHRVCSNHDNHHEIGEEVGCSGTDSPPLPAKGADVFSQSNGNGNVMMVVLPNGLVQKRKVAEGGLGSPPKSTSRVKPKTLPKPKVNLEQFRAGLEIEMGSIRPLPPYTLEKEQMSLYYTPSNHSPSTLPRPSRPLGAKPLKLRPTNMDTSKRASLSLAPPPKYRCDRRFSTGGGIVVRRGGPESQWNSSLAYQSPALSHESPPHGALRYKRSSSFDMGEIATSACYSYAKRFSVIWTKRSQSLHGMLVQCTSATSTSTTSSGSEDFHAQHTRGYIRAYNTTNSNSNPPKAEVTTNSKNQWLKDKEKDKEKGEELEESVV; translated from the exons ATGCAAGACTCCCCACCCCTTCAGCCATTCAGAAAACAGCATCTGTCCCACATTTTATGCCATCCTCACAAGAACACACACTCCCCCTCATTCCCCTCTCATCCGCCCATCCATCTGAATCAAAATATCCTCAAGCCCTCTGAAGCATTTCGTCAATCCTCTCCTCCGCTGTGGCCAAAGTTCACCAGCAGATACTCACCCCCAGACACATCCTCACTGACACTGCCACTGCCATTACTGCACTGGTTGGCACTGTTCACTTGTGCCTGCTTGCTGCCTGCTCTTTTCGGTCAGATTCCAGGAGCCGTAGCCGGTGAGACGTGGGGCGTAGTCTCTGCGTGTCCCTTCCACTGCGTCTGCAGGAATCTCTCTGAATCTCTAAGTACACTTTGTGCTGACAAAGGCCTTCTTTTCGTCCCACCAAACATTGACCGTCGAACCGTTGAGCTTCGTCTCGCTGACAACTTCATTCGAGAAGTAGGAGGAACTGATTTTGCCAACATGACAGGACTGGTGGATTTGACACTATCCCGAAATACCATCAGTCTCATCCGGCCACTGGCATTTGCAGATCTGGAAAGTCTTCGGTCATTGCACTTAGACGGCAATCGACTGTCAGAGCTGGGCCCAAGAGACTTAGTAGGAATGCTAAACCTGCAGCATCTCATTCTCAACAACAACCAACTCATCAATATCTCCTCCGAGGCCTTTGATGACTTTTTACTCACTCTAGAGGACTTGGACTTATCCTATAACAATCTGCGCAAAGCTCCCTGGGATGCCATTCAGAGCATGGCCAGTCTGCACACATTAAACCTAGACCACAATCTCATTGACCAGATCGCTGAGGGGTCTTTCAGTGAGCTCTACAAACTAGCCCGATTGGACATGACCTCAAATCGCCTACAGACTTTACCACCTGATCCGTTGTTCGCTCGCTCCCAAACAGGGGTAATCAGTCCTACACCCTACAATGCTGTGATCAACTTGAATTTCGGAGGTAACCCATTACACTGCAACTGTGAACTGCTTTGGTTGAGGAGGCTAATCCGCAGTGATGATATGGAGACATGCGCTACACCCCTTCATTTAGCGGGACGTTACTTCTGGTCTATTCCTGAGGAGGAATTTGCCTGTGAGCCTCCGCTTATTACCCGTCATACACACAAACTCTGGGTTTTGGAGGGTCAAAGGGCAACACTCAAATGCCGTGCTATTGGTGATCCAGAGCCAGTGGTGCACTGGGTCTCACCAGATGACCGCATTATTGGCAATTCCAGTCGCACCACATCTTTCCGAAATGGCACTCTTGAGCTACTTGTGACTGTTGCTCGTGATGATGGTACGTACACTTGCATTGCTATCAATGCTGCAGGTGAGGCCACCTCGCTAGTTGACCTGAAGGTTATCCCTCTCCCTCATCGTGGAAATGGAACGGTACTGTTAACTCGTGACCCAGGATCTTCGGACATCACCAGAGGGAAAACCTCCAGTGGGCAAAGCCCTGGCCAGGACACTAATAGTGACCCCCAGGAGGGACTGGAGGAGGGTCAGGCAGAGGGTGAGGATGTGGCCAGTGAAGGGGCTGAGGAGCAGATGGTGAGAGTACAAGGAGTGACATCCACCTCAGCACAAGTGAGATGGGATAAGGGTCGTCTAATGGGAGCCAACCTGGTGTGGATGTATCAAATACAGTATAACTGCACTGCCGACGAGACACTAATTTACAG GATTCTGCCCCCCACAAGTGACAGCTTCCTACTGAAAAACTTGGTCTCTGGCTCAGACTACAATTTGTGCGTGCTAGCCATTTTTGATGACACAGTCACTTCCATGGCCGCCACAACGGTCATTGGTTGCACCCAGTTTAGCACCAAGGACAATTACCCAGACTGCCGTTCACTTCAAGCCCACTTCCTTGGCGGGACTCTTACCATTCTGGTTGGTGGAGTTGTTGTGGTAACGCTGTTGGTGTTTACCGTTGCACTGATGGTACGTCACCGTGTTTGCAGTAACCATGACAATCATCATGAAATAGGTGAAGAGGTGGGATGCTCAGGAACAGACTCCCCACCTCTTCCTGCTAAGGGAGCTGATGTCTTTTCTCAGAGTAATGGAAATGGGAATGTGATGATGGTGGTGCTGCCCAACGGGCTTGTTCAAAAACGAAAAGTGGCAGAGGGGGGGTTGGGGTCACCGCCCAAATCAACTTCCAGAGTAAAACCAAAAACCCTCCCAAAGCCCAAAGTGAATCTGGAGCAGTTTAGGGCAGGACTAGAGATCGAGATGGGGTCCATCAGACCTCTTCCACCATACACACTAGAGAAAGAGCAAATGTCTTTGTATTATACCCCCAGTAATCATTCCCCCTCCACACTGCCACGTCCGTCACGCCCATTAGGAGCAAAACCACTCAAACTCCGACCTACCAACATGGACACAAGTAAACGGGCCAGTTTAAGCTTGGCTCCACCCCCAAAGTACAGGTGTGACAGGCGGTTCAGCACGGGAGGGGGCATTGTAGTCCGCCGAGGAGGACCAGAGAGCCAATGGAATTCCTCACTGGCCTATCAGAGCCCTGCGTTGTCCCATGAGAGTCCTCCTCATGGTGCCCTGCGCTACAAGAGAAGCTCTTCATTTGACATGGGTGAAATCGCCACGTCAGCCTGCTATAGTTACGCCAAGAGATTTAGCGTAATCTGGACCAAACGGAGCCAGTCGTTACATGGCATGCTTGTCCAGTGCACCTCAGCAACAAGCACCTCAACAACCAGCAGTGGCAGTGAAGATTTCCACGCGCAGCATACACGCGGATACATCCGTGCCTACAACACCACCAACTCCAATTCCAACCCTCCGAAAGCGGAGGTTACAACAAATTCAAAGAATCAGTGGCTGAAGGATAAAGAAAAGGACAAAGAAAAGGGAGAAGAACTTGAGGAGAGTGTAGTGTAG